Proteins from a genomic interval of Micromonospora sp. NBC_00389:
- a CDS encoding tyrosine-type recombinase/integrase, which produces MSGKRRRSHGEGSVFKYRDGFAAVLDVGWGEGKRSRKWVYGRTEREVLGKLVDLRRRQEQGQNLAAAPRTVGEWLDEWLRMKERDGTRPSTLQGYRKLTENHVRPALGRLALDKLTPTVIRRLLAEKTDAGLSATTVRHIHGLIRNSLGDAEREELVHRNAAKSVRPPAMRQVERRALGVDEAKRLLDVLRGHRLEALYVCALTVGLRRGELLGLAWSDIDFDAGTLTVRQTVQRAEGRLQIVAPKTERSRRTVPVPAQTLALFRAHRRQQAADRLAAGERWQDHGLVFSSKVGTPMDPDHIDRTWHKIRAAAGLDWLRLHDLRHACATFLLVSGASPRTVMKVLGHSQIGLTMNTYAHVLPEIERAAVDEAAKHLFG; this is translated from the coding sequence ATGAGCGGCAAGCGGCGTCGGTCTCACGGTGAGGGATCGGTCTTCAAGTACCGGGATGGCTTCGCGGCGGTGCTCGATGTGGGCTGGGGCGAGGGCAAGCGGTCGCGGAAGTGGGTCTACGGCAGGACGGAGCGGGAAGTGCTCGGCAAGCTGGTCGACCTTCGCCGCCGCCAGGAGCAGGGGCAGAATCTCGCCGCCGCTCCTCGGACGGTCGGGGAGTGGCTGGACGAGTGGTTGCGGATGAAGGAGCGTGACGGGACACGGCCGTCGACGTTGCAGGGCTACCGGAAGCTCACTGAGAACCACGTCCGCCCGGCGCTTGGCCGGCTGGCGCTCGACAAGCTGACGCCGACCGTCATCCGCCGGCTGCTGGCCGAAAAGACGGACGCGGGTCTCTCGGCAACGACGGTTCGGCACATCCACGGGCTGATCCGGAACTCACTCGGTGACGCGGAGCGGGAGGAGCTGGTGCACCGCAACGCCGCCAAGTCGGTCCGTCCGCCTGCGATGAGGCAGGTCGAGCGTCGCGCCCTGGGCGTGGACGAGGCCAAGCGGTTGCTCGACGTGCTGCGGGGACACCGCCTGGAAGCGTTGTACGTCTGCGCCTTGACGGTCGGGCTTCGTCGCGGGGAACTGCTCGGACTCGCGTGGTCTGACATCGACTTCGACGCCGGCACCCTGACCGTTCGGCAAACCGTCCAGCGGGCAGAGGGCCGCCTTCAGATCGTTGCGCCCAAGACGGAGCGGTCTCGGCGGACGGTTCCGGTGCCGGCGCAGACTCTCGCCCTGTTTCGCGCGCACCGTCGGCAGCAAGCCGCGGACAGGTTGGCGGCGGGGGAGCGGTGGCAGGATCACGGCCTGGTTTTCTCGTCCAAGGTCGGTACGCCGATGGACCCGGACCACATCGACCGGACGTGGCACAAGATTCGGGCGGCGGCCGGACTCGACTGGCTGCGGCTGCACGACCTGCGGCACGCCTGCGCGACGTTCCTGCTCGTCTCCGGGGCCTCGCCTCGCACCGTGATGAAAGTGCTGGGTCACAGCCAGATCGGGCTGACGATGAACACCTACGCCCACGTCCTACCCGAGATCGAGCGGGCCGCCGTGGACGAGGCCGCGAAGCACCTCTTCGGCTGA
- a CDS encoding GGDEF domain-containing protein — MTNALLSGLLLVGVLVLICWDRYCLYVARYELAALQRAAVRDPLTGLANRAGLAAGWEQLASARPWVAVLDLDGFKPVNDTHGHAAGDVVLRAVAARLAQVHGIAARLGGDEFAALLCDPDPVTAGRQLAAAIAAPVRLPSGVAVSVTASIGLAPTTGDLAAALADADAAMYRAKTTRSGVAVFDRHRDDHATDTRPTVRVRDLTPAGAEVGR, encoded by the coding sequence ATGACCAACGCCCTGCTCTCCGGCCTCCTGCTCGTCGGCGTCCTGGTGCTGATCTGCTGGGACCGCTACTGCCTCTACGTCGCCCGCTACGAACTGGCCGCCCTGCAACGGGCTGCCGTCCGCGACCCGCTGACCGGCCTGGCGAACCGCGCCGGCCTCGCCGCCGGCTGGGAACAGCTCGCCTCCGCCCGTCCGTGGGTGGCCGTGCTGGACCTGGACGGCTTCAAGCCCGTCAACGACACCCACGGCCACGCCGCCGGAGACGTCGTCCTGCGCGCCGTCGCCGCCCGACTCGCCCAGGTCCACGGCATAGCCGCTCGCCTTGGCGGGGACGAGTTCGCCGCCCTCCTCTGCGACCCCGACCCCGTGACGGCTGGCCGCCAGCTGGCCGCCGCGATCGCCGCCCCGGTCCGCCTTCCCTCCGGTGTGGCCGTGTCGGTGACGGCCAGCATCGGACTCGCCCCCACCACCGGGGATCTCGCCGCCGCCCTCGCTGACGCTGACGCCGCCATGTACCGGGCGAAGACCACGCGGTCTGGCGTGGCCGTGTTCGACCGCCACCGCGACGACCACGCCACTGACACCCGCCCGACCGTCCGGGTCCGCGACCTCACCCCCGCTGGTGCGGAGGTGGGCCGATGA
- a CDS encoding DUF2637 domain-containing protein: protein MKPHPTNTRADRIDALVLVVILLIVAGFAGAASFTHVKDWTLDNSPAGTGEWFGWANAVISELIPAAALLTIRRRRRTGGPIGYPMFLLVAAVTLSLAAQLAVAKPGLSGWLLSAVPALAFIGLSKLVLSTTPAPADNAPAGPVAQPAPAASAPVASAVSEPVALVPVEPARPVPVAPVPPAAFTRRNGTSLIGEVTR from the coding sequence ATGAAACCCCACCCCACCAACACGCGCGCCGACCGCATCGACGCCCTGGTCCTCGTCGTCATCCTGCTCATCGTCGCCGGCTTCGCGGGTGCCGCATCGTTCACCCACGTCAAAGACTGGACCCTCGACAACAGCCCGGCCGGCACCGGCGAGTGGTTCGGCTGGGCCAACGCCGTCATCAGCGAACTCATCCCCGCCGCCGCCCTGCTCACCATCCGCCGCCGACGCCGCACCGGCGGGCCGATCGGCTACCCGATGTTCCTCCTCGTCGCCGCCGTCACGCTCTCTCTCGCCGCGCAGCTCGCCGTGGCGAAGCCGGGCCTGTCCGGGTGGCTGCTGTCGGCCGTGCCCGCGCTGGCGTTCATCGGCCTGTCCAAGCTCGTCCTGTCCACCACCCCGGCCCCCGCCGACAACGCGCCGGCCGGACCGGTCGCGCAGCCCGCCCCGGCGGCTTCTGCCCCCGTCGCCTCGGCCGTCTCTGAGCCTGTCGCCCTGGTCCCGGTCGAGCCTGCCCGCCCGGTGCCGGTCGCCCCGGTGCCGCCGGCTGCGTTCACCCGCCGCAATGGCACCTCGCTGATCGGAGAGGTGACCCGATGA
- a CDS encoding helix-turn-helix domain-containing protein: MSEKKSVRPAEAAALLGVCRDTVYVLMRSGRLRSVKLGRARLIPVAAIEELLSATEEYAA; the protein is encoded by the coding sequence GTGAGCGAGAAGAAGAGCGTCCGGCCGGCTGAGGCTGCGGCCCTGCTCGGCGTCTGTCGAGACACCGTCTACGTCCTGATGCGATCGGGCCGGCTGCGGTCGGTGAAGCTGGGGCGGGCTCGTCTGATCCCGGTCGCCGCGATCGAGGAACTTCTTTCGGCAACCGAGGAGTACGCGGCATGA
- a CDS encoding FtsK/SpoIIIE domain-containing protein, protein MPLVNVIRGDRIEGAPINVRTPFVRIPMWLALSWWTAKALGRLVLVLVRFWYLTAPAVFFGWLYLRFGWAGPVGVVGLVAAASTGWAFGHRPSWLRFGWWPTLSRYRRMVYRRNWHAAMVTAKLAVSFDAHTVLPVLRKVRCASGVDVVVVRMVTGQIPDDFARVAERLAHTFGVRQVKAAPGPRPEVVLLHLFRGDPLAKLVRPLPVPAVPEFTALPVGKREDGDGYELRLFGTQVLVVGATGSGKGSVIWSVVRSLAAGVTSGLVQVWGLDPKGGMELGMGAPMFTRFARKDYAAMCELIEEAASVAKDRAGKLYGRTRQHTPTPDEPLIVLVIDELANLTAYLTDRQLKDRIKAALSILLSQGRAVGVHVVAAIQDPRKEVLPFRDLFPTRIGLRLAEAAQVDLVLGEGMRDRGALCDRIPQSLPGVGFVVIDGDPTPMRVRFSYLSDDEIRAMAQTYGRLRVIDGEILDGAA, encoded by the coding sequence ATGCCGCTGGTCAACGTGATCCGGGGTGACCGGATCGAAGGCGCTCCGATCAACGTCCGCACCCCGTTCGTGCGTATCCCGATGTGGCTGGCCCTGTCCTGGTGGACCGCGAAGGCCCTGGGCCGCCTGGTCCTGGTGCTTGTGCGCTTCTGGTACCTGACCGCCCCGGCGGTCTTCTTCGGCTGGCTCTACCTGCGGTTCGGCTGGGCTGGCCCGGTCGGCGTCGTCGGCCTGGTCGCCGCCGCCTCGACAGGGTGGGCGTTCGGACACCGGCCCTCGTGGCTGCGGTTCGGCTGGTGGCCGACCCTGTCCCGCTACCGCCGCATGGTCTACCGCCGCAACTGGCACGCCGCCATGGTCACCGCCAAACTCGCCGTCTCCTTCGACGCGCACACCGTCCTACCCGTCCTGCGGAAGGTCCGCTGCGCCTCCGGGGTGGACGTGGTGGTGGTGCGGATGGTGACCGGGCAGATCCCCGACGACTTCGCCCGCGTCGCCGAACGCCTCGCCCACACGTTCGGCGTCCGGCAGGTCAAGGCCGCACCGGGGCCGCGTCCGGAGGTGGTGCTGCTGCACCTGTTCCGCGGTGACCCCCTCGCCAAACTCGTTCGCCCGCTCCCGGTGCCGGCGGTTCCCGAGTTCACCGCCCTGCCGGTGGGCAAGCGCGAGGACGGCGACGGCTACGAGCTGCGCCTGTTCGGCACCCAAGTCCTCGTCGTGGGCGCGACGGGGTCGGGCAAGGGCTCGGTCATCTGGTCCGTGGTCCGCTCCCTCGCCGCCGGGGTCACCTCCGGTCTCGTCCAGGTGTGGGGCCTCGACCCGAAAGGCGGCATGGAGTTGGGCATGGGTGCGCCGATGTTCACCCGGTTCGCCCGCAAGGACTACGCCGCGATGTGTGAGCTGATCGAGGAAGCCGCTTCGGTCGCCAAGGACCGCGCCGGGAAGCTCTACGGCCGCACCCGCCAGCACACCCCGACCCCGGACGAGCCACTGATCGTCCTGGTGATCGATGAGCTGGCGAACCTGACCGCCTACCTCACCGACCGGCAACTCAAGGACCGCATCAAGGCCGCCCTGTCCATCCTCCTGTCCCAGGGGCGCGCGGTCGGTGTGCACGTGGTCGCCGCGATCCAGGACCCCCGCAAGGAAGTCCTACCGTTCCGGGACCTGTTCCCGACCCGCATCGGCCTGCGCCTCGCGGAAGCCGCACAGGTCGACCTCGTGCTCGGCGAGGGGATGCGCGATCGCGGGGCGCTGTGTGACCGCATCCCGCAGTCCCTGCCCGGGGTGGGGTTCGTGGTCATCGACGGTGACCCGACCCCGATGCGGGTCCGCTTCTCCTACCTCAGCGATGACGAGATCCGCGCCATGGCCCAGACCTACGGCCGGCTGCGCGTGATCGACGGCGAGATCCTGGACGGTGCCGCATGA
- a CDS encoding replication initiator yields MTITPTLPGLDPAPVEGPRPGSRAARMLMPRSVDVVKDLAADYGVCTRPVSLRRTDLDSGQTEVVDMPCGATQEAKCPACATRARRLRQQQIREGWHRTDEPDPGPEPATDAQRGLIVARAHLEFARDEAARSSQWDQVADLDDAIEELESQITIEGMRGRPAPPRGGVDQEDGDGKRRVRSTKRRQDAPDLPRLPVENRTVGRTFNGRDGQVFRPSMFLTLTLGSYGRVHADGTPVDPDAYDYRRAAWDAVHFPRLLDRFWQNLRRAVGWNVQYAGAVEPQRRLAPHAHFAIRGTIPRALVRQVAAATYHQVWWPSVEQLVYEPGNVPQWDADAAGYTDPETGRLLPSWDDALDLVDADPDAEPVHVARFGAQVDAKGVLAGTKDADRCVGYITKYLTKQAADCHDVTTGRQRAHLERLWLELRHTPCSERCANWLLYGIQPKKAKQGLRPGNCKNKVHKRETLGIGGRRVLISRQWSGKTLTDHRADRREWVKALLGVTTGADTAPLGGEQRHAWELAKPTDPDLAPLGHRVLRAISERIQWRAQLDAARRAAAGPPDVSATTAHQSAEQEGTGA; encoded by the coding sequence ATGACCATCACCCCGACGCTGCCCGGCCTCGACCCCGCTCCGGTGGAGGGTCCGAGGCCGGGCTCCCGGGCCGCCCGGATGCTCATGCCCCGCTCCGTCGACGTGGTCAAGGACCTCGCCGCCGACTACGGCGTCTGCACCCGCCCCGTCTCCCTGCGCCGCACCGACCTCGACTCCGGCCAGACGGAAGTCGTCGACATGCCGTGCGGCGCCACCCAAGAGGCGAAGTGCCCGGCCTGCGCCACCCGTGCCCGCCGGCTGCGCCAGCAGCAGATCCGCGAAGGATGGCACCGTACCGACGAACCCGACCCCGGGCCGGAGCCCGCCACCGATGCGCAACGCGGCCTGATCGTCGCTCGCGCTCACCTCGAATTCGCCCGCGACGAGGCGGCCCGGAGCTCGCAGTGGGATCAGGTCGCCGACCTGGACGACGCGATCGAGGAACTGGAAAGCCAGATCACCATCGAGGGCATGCGCGGTCGCCCCGCTCCACCGCGCGGCGGCGTGGACCAGGAGGACGGCGACGGCAAACGCCGGGTCCGCTCCACCAAGCGGCGGCAGGACGCCCCGGACCTGCCCCGCCTGCCCGTCGAGAACCGAACCGTTGGCCGGACCTTCAACGGGCGTGATGGGCAGGTGTTCCGGCCGTCGATGTTCCTCACCCTCACCCTCGGCTCCTACGGCCGCGTTCACGCCGACGGCACACCGGTCGACCCCGACGCCTACGACTACCGGCGGGCCGCCTGGGATGCCGTGCACTTCCCCCGGCTGCTCGACCGGTTCTGGCAGAACCTCAGGCGGGCGGTCGGGTGGAACGTCCAGTACGCCGGTGCCGTCGAGCCGCAACGCCGGCTTGCGCCGCACGCGCACTTCGCCATCCGGGGCACCATTCCCCGGGCTCTGGTCCGGCAGGTCGCCGCCGCGACGTATCACCAGGTGTGGTGGCCGTCCGTCGAGCAGCTCGTCTACGAACCGGGCAACGTGCCGCAGTGGGATGCCGACGCCGCCGGTTACACCGACCCGGAAACCGGCCGGCTGCTGCCGTCCTGGGATGACGCCCTGGACCTGGTCGACGCCGACCCCGACGCCGAACCCGTGCACGTCGCCCGCTTCGGTGCCCAGGTCGACGCCAAGGGCGTGCTCGCCGGCACCAAGGACGCCGACCGTTGCGTCGGCTACATCACCAAGTACCTCACCAAGCAAGCCGCCGACTGCCACGACGTGACCACCGGCCGGCAACGGGCGCACCTGGAACGCCTGTGGTTGGAACTGCGGCACACGCCGTGTTCGGAGCGGTGCGCCAACTGGCTGCTCTACGGCATCCAACCCAAGAAAGCCAAGCAGGGCCTGCGGCCGGGGAACTGCAAGAACAAGGTCCACAAGCGGGAAACCCTCGGCATCGGCGGCCGACGCGTCCTCATTTCCCGGCAGTGGTCGGGCAAGACGCTGACCGATCATCGGGCCGACCGGCGCGAGTGGGTCAAGGCACTCCTGGGGGTCACCACCGGCGCCGACACCGCCCCGCTCGGCGGCGAACAACGCCACGCCTGGGAGTTGGCCAAGCCCACAGATCCCGACCTTGCCCCGCTCGGGCATCGGGTCCTGCGGGCGATCTCCGAACGCATCCAATGGCGCGCCCAGCTCGACGCCGCGAGACGGGCCGCCGCCGGCCCGCCCGATGTCTCGGCAACCACCGCACATCAGTCGGCAGAGCAGGAAGGGACCGGAGCGTGA